The Populus nigra chromosome 14, ddPopNigr1.1, whole genome shotgun sequence genome has a segment encoding these proteins:
- the LOC133673269 gene encoding LEAF RUST 10 DISEASE-RESISTANCE LOCUS RECEPTOR-LIKE PROTEIN KINASE-like 2.3 gives MAPELFYKNIGRVSYKADVYSFGMLLLEMAGRRKNLKVLTENSSQIYWPDWVHDQVSNEKAIEIGDGGTEEEEKIVKKMIIAGLWCIQMNPLNRPVMNEVVEMLEGDMESLQLPPKPVLHLDDKPMSTYGESSSMSDYSTESISLIENAYN, from the coding sequence ATGGCGCCAGAACTGTTCTATAAGAACATCGGGCGCGTCTCATACAAAGCTGATGTTTATAGCTTTGGGATGTTGCTATTGGAAATGGCAGGCAGAAGGAAGAATCTGAAGGTATTGACAGAGAATTCAAGCCAAATTTACTGGCCAGATTGGGTTCATGACCAAGTCTCTAATGAGAAGGCTATAGAGATTGGAGATGGTGGCacggaagaggaagaaaagataGTCAAGAAGATGATTATTGCAGGGTTGTGGTGTATACAAATGAACCCTCTGAATCGCCCTGTAATGAACGAAGTTGTGGAGATGCTTGAAGGAGATATGGAAAGCCTGCAACTTCCTCCGAAACCTGTTCTACATCTAGATGATAAACCAATGAGCACTTATGGAGAGTCATCTTCCATGTCTGATTATTCTACTGAATCAATTAGCTTGATTGAAAATGCATATAATTAA